In Streptomyces sp. NBC_01707, a genomic segment contains:
- a CDS encoding tetratricopeptide repeat protein, with amino-acid sequence MRVKRVLGNPFAQAEKELDKRDRALREEHPDTVALRHRAHYLSEIGDLAGAVEISEQLLADRVRVLGEDHPQVLTTRLNLANLRGRAGDAAGAAEAFERLVLDMERVHGADFIYTVVSQRAAVRWRKEADSDSQGTTGARVTAPPQPRGRGADRSGRHGTLM; translated from the coding sequence GTGCGAGTGAAGAGAGTGCTGGGCAACCCCTTCGCACAGGCGGAGAAGGAACTGGACAAGCGCGATCGGGCGCTGCGCGAGGAGCACCCCGATACCGTGGCGCTCCGGCACCGGGCCCACTACCTGAGCGAAATCGGGGACCTGGCCGGCGCCGTGGAAATCTCCGAGCAGCTGCTCGCCGACCGGGTGCGCGTGCTGGGCGAAGACCACCCTCAGGTCCTCACCACTCGGCTCAACCTGGCCAACCTGCGCGGCAGGGCGGGGGACGCGGCCGGTGCCGCCGAGGCGTTCGAACGGCTGGTGCTCGACATGGAGCGGGTGCACGGAGCCGACTTCATCTACACCGTCGTGTCCCAGCGCGCCGCCGTCCGCTGGCGGAAGGAAGCGGACAGCGACAGCCAGGGCACCACGGGCGCGCGCGTCACCGCGCCGCCACAGCCTCGTGGTCGAGGTGCTGACCGGTCCGGCCGACACGGGACGCTGATGTGA
- the istA gene encoding IS21 family transposase yields the protein MSKVELYAAIRRDHRGGMTMREIERKYNVSWRTVRRAVDSVWPEPRKKLPPRPTALDPYKAVIDGILRADLDAPRKQRHTVTRLFHRLVEEHGADVSYQMVRRYVADRKPRILVESGKAPLEAFVPQTHQPGMEAEVGFGDVSVRLAGELVTCYLFSFRLSYSGKAVHRVFASCGQEAFFEGHAHALRTLGGVPRSKVRYDNLKAAVARVLGLSRARVETDRWIAFKSHFGIESFYCRPGIDGAHEKGGVEGQIGYFRRNHFTPVPEVASLSELNELVEQWDQHDGRRRIGSRPRTIDEYFEVERPLLMPLPEEPFETGRVFTPRVDRYSQIAVRTNRYSVPVRLIGKRVRVMLHASHLVVYDKNVEVARHERLIAKGSCRLELDHYLEALIRKPGAFPGATALEQARSAGKFTPVHDAWWAAAVKAHGDTEGTRALIEVLLMARHIPHEHLVAGLATALRAGALTADAVALEARKAAQTEDEPAPATSSALATGQPPATVTFLHEWKLNHLPPDTRPLPSVTPYDQLLRRRASGGDHREGEAQ from the coding sequence ATGTCGAAGGTCGAGCTGTATGCCGCGATTCGGCGCGACCACCGCGGCGGCATGACGATGCGGGAGATCGAGCGCAAGTACAACGTGTCGTGGCGGACGGTCCGCAGGGCCGTGGACTCGGTCTGGCCGGAGCCTCGGAAGAAGCTGCCACCGCGCCCGACCGCGCTGGATCCGTACAAGGCGGTGATCGACGGGATCCTGCGGGCGGACCTGGATGCGCCGCGCAAGCAGCGGCACACGGTCACGCGCCTCTTCCACCGCCTGGTTGAAGAGCACGGCGCCGATGTGTCCTACCAGATGGTCCGGCGCTACGTCGCGGACCGGAAGCCTCGGATCCTGGTGGAGTCGGGCAAGGCCCCGCTGGAAGCGTTCGTGCCCCAGACCCACCAGCCGGGCATGGAGGCCGAGGTCGGCTTCGGCGACGTGAGCGTGCGCCTCGCCGGCGAACTGGTCACCTGCTACCTGTTCTCCTTCCGCCTGTCGTACTCGGGCAAGGCCGTCCACCGCGTCTTCGCCTCCTGCGGCCAGGAAGCCTTCTTCGAAGGGCACGCGCACGCCCTGCGGACGCTGGGCGGTGTCCCACGGAGCAAGGTCCGCTACGACAACCTGAAGGCCGCCGTCGCCCGCGTGCTGGGGCTGAGCCGGGCGAGGGTGGAGACCGACCGGTGGATCGCCTTCAAGTCGCACTTCGGGATCGAGAGCTTCTACTGCCGGCCCGGCATCGACGGCGCCCACGAAAAGGGCGGGGTCGAGGGGCAGATCGGCTATTTCCGTCGCAACCACTTCACCCCGGTTCCCGAGGTCGCCTCGTTGTCGGAGCTGAACGAACTGGTCGAGCAGTGGGACCAGCACGACGGCCGGCGCCGGATCGGATCCCGGCCGCGAACGATCGACGAGTACTTCGAGGTCGAGCGGCCGCTGCTGATGCCGCTGCCCGAGGAGCCGTTCGAGACCGGACGGGTGTTCACGCCTCGCGTCGACCGCTATAGCCAGATCGCGGTCCGCACCAACCGCTACTCGGTGCCGGTGAGGCTGATCGGCAAGCGGGTCAGGGTGATGCTGCACGCCTCTCACCTGGTGGTTTACGACAAGAATGTGGAAGTGGCCCGCCACGAGCGGCTGATCGCCAAGGGCAGCTGCCGCCTGGAACTGGACCACTACCTCGAAGCCCTGATCCGCAAGCCAGGCGCCTTCCCCGGCGCGACCGCACTCGAGCAGGCCCGCTCCGCCGGCAAGTTCACCCCTGTCCATGACGCCTGGTGGGCCGCAGCGGTCAAAGCACACGGCGACACCGAGGGCACCCGGGCCTTGATCGAGGTGCTCCTGATGGCCCGGCACATCCCGCACGAGCACCTGGTCGCCGGTCTGGCGACCGCGTTGCGGGCCGGGGCCCTGACCGCGGACGCGGTCGCCCTGGAGGCCCGCAAAGCCGCCCAGACCGAGGACGAACCCGCTCCAGCCACCTCGTCTGCGCTGGCCACCGGGCAGCCGCCGGCGACCGTGACGTTCCTGCACGAGTGGAAGCTGAACCACCTGCCGCCGGACACCAGGCCACTGCCCTCGGTGACGCCCTACGACCAGTTGCTCCGACGTCGCGCCAGCGGCGGTGACCACCGAGAGGGAGAAGCACAGTGA
- the istB gene encoding IS21-like element helper ATPase IstB: MTLPRQRGLTEQAATTAIDTACRLLRLPSIRNEFADIADRAAKDQMTYRGFLAELLMAECDDRARRRSERRIKAAGFPREKSLRTFDFDANPNIDAATINTLASCEWIKKSQPLCLIGDSGTGKSHMLIALGTEAAMKGYRVRYTLATKLVNELVEAADEKQLNKTIARYGRVDLLCIDELGYMELDRHGAELLFQVLTEREEKNSVAIASNESFGGWTKTFTDPRLCAAIVDRLTFNGTIIETGTDSYRLASTRARAEHAEAG, translated from the coding sequence GTGACCCTGCCCCGCCAGCGAGGACTGACCGAGCAAGCCGCCACCACCGCCATCGACACCGCCTGCCGCTTGCTGCGGCTGCCGTCAATTCGCAACGAGTTCGCGGACATCGCCGACCGGGCCGCCAAGGACCAGATGACCTACCGCGGCTTCCTCGCCGAGCTGCTGATGGCGGAGTGCGACGACCGGGCCCGCCGACGCTCGGAACGGCGGATCAAGGCGGCCGGGTTCCCGAGGGAGAAGTCACTGCGGACCTTCGACTTCGACGCCAACCCCAACATCGACGCGGCCACCATCAACACACTCGCCAGCTGCGAGTGGATCAAGAAGAGCCAGCCGCTCTGCCTGATCGGCGACTCCGGCACCGGCAAGTCCCACATGCTTATCGCTTTGGGGACCGAGGCCGCCATGAAGGGCTACCGCGTCCGCTACACGCTCGCTACCAAACTGGTGAACGAGCTGGTCGAAGCCGCCGACGAGAAGCAGCTGAACAAGACCATCGCCCGCTACGGTCGCGTCGACCTTTTGTGCATCGACGAGCTCGGATACATGGAACTGGACCGGCACGGCGCCGAGCTGCTGTTCCAGGTTCTGACCGAGCGAGAGGAGAAGAACAGCGTCGCCATCGCCTCAAACGAGTCGTTCGGAGGCTGGACGAAGACCTTCACCGACCCCCGTCTCTGCGCCGCCATCGTCGACCGGCTCACCTTCAACGGCACCATCATCGAGACCGGAACCGACTCCTACCGCCTGGCCAGCACCCGAGCCCGTGCCGAACACGCAGAAGCGGGCTGA
- a CDS encoding HAD-IA family hydrolase produces the protein MTATCVILDIGGVLEITPETGCVQRWEERLELPLGTVHERMHDVWQAGSIGSISEREVHEQVAARLGLDAPQVEAFMADLWAEYLGTPNEELIAYVRGLRGSCRLGILSNSFVGARERETALYHFDELVEQIVYSHEIGVEKPDPRAFEVVCASLEVRPESCLFIDDLAVNAEAAQAAGMQAHLFEDNARTITRIAAHLDAGPRVVGPVPLG, from the coding sequence GTGACGGCGACCTGCGTCATTCTCGATATCGGTGGCGTGCTGGAGATCACGCCGGAAACGGGGTGCGTGCAGCGGTGGGAAGAGCGGCTGGAGTTGCCGCTCGGCACTGTGCATGAGCGGATGCATGACGTGTGGCAAGCCGGGAGCATCGGGAGTATCAGTGAACGAGAGGTCCACGAGCAGGTGGCAGCACGCTTGGGGCTCGACGCGCCCCAGGTTGAAGCCTTCATGGCTGATCTCTGGGCGGAGTACTTGGGAACGCCTAACGAGGAGCTCATCGCTTATGTGCGTGGGCTGCGAGGAAGCTGCAGGCTGGGCATTCTGAGCAACAGCTTCGTCGGCGCCCGGGAACGGGAGACGGCGCTGTATCACTTCGACGAACTGGTCGAGCAAATCGTGTACTCGCATGAGATCGGCGTTGAGAAGCCGGACCCGCGTGCCTTCGAGGTCGTATGCGCCAGCCTGGAGGTGCGGCCGGAGAGCTGTCTGTTCATCGACGATCTCGCAGTCAATGCTGAGGCTGCTCAGGCAGCGGGCATGCAGGCACATCTGTTTGAGGACAACGCACGGACGATTACGCGCATCGCAGCCCATCTGGACGCTGGTCCCCGGGTTGTAGGGCCTGTCCCGCTCGGGTGA